A genomic segment from Bacteroidota bacterium encodes:
- a CDS encoding BatA domain-containing protein has product MNFLFPSFLFALFTLSIPIIIHLFHFRRFKKVYFSNTSFLSFIKNEKKTKNKLKHLIILILRLLAIASLVFAFAQPFIPVKNMNSTTGQKSVSIYIDNSPSMNNISSEGSMLNEAKNTAKEIIKGYENNCKFQILTNQLSVKEQRFYSQEKIIDFINGIKSTSLTKNINTIINRQDELLNSSNSSNKISYLISDFQKSSSNFRKTNKDSTIHRFLIPVSAVKYNNLFIDSAWFDEAVLQYNQSVTLKVKIKNNTEKAIENSTITLKLNDKQKAIANFSIPANQNKTIDIPFSLTNKGWNKGLLNIDDYPVVFDDNYFFSFHVAKKIKILQIFKETPQNYIKTVFKTDSYFEFEEITSGKINYSSFEDYSLIILNELESISSGLTTELNEFVKNEGNILFIPSSDKSISIKSYNQFLKHFRAGHFEKPLEKKLKVISINHQHQLMDGIFEKIPKNLNLPVLEKYYPHKYSKLSSKTSLLKLENGESLLSINKVEKGNLFILNTSLKEDWSNFAKHAIFVPLLYKTALYTQNSTNISYIYSLNKNVSIITSSSLANEIYHIKHKEIQFIPKQRNNRGKLNILFDNNFNEAGFYQLIDDKRIKTNNNLAVISLNYNRKESELETYSKNELSAIVEEKGFTLLYGSPKIIGNKIKQLKQGKALWKIFLLSALFFFLTEILLLRFWK; this is encoded by the coding sequence ATGAATTTTTTATTCCCATCTTTCCTCTTTGCTCTATTCACTCTTAGCATTCCAATAATAATACATTTATTTCATTTCAGACGTTTTAAAAAAGTATATTTTAGCAACACATCTTTTTTATCATTTATCAAAAACGAAAAAAAAACTAAGAACAAACTTAAGCATCTTATAATTCTTATTCTCAGGCTACTTGCTATCGCATCACTGGTTTTCGCTTTTGCTCAACCATTTATTCCTGTTAAAAATATGAACAGCACTACAGGTCAAAAATCTGTAAGCATTTATATTGATAATTCACCCAGCATGAACAACATAAGTAGTGAAGGCTCGATGCTAAACGAGGCAAAAAATACTGCAAAAGAAATTATAAAAGGCTACGAAAACAATTGCAAATTTCAAATACTAACAAACCAATTATCTGTAAAAGAACAACGATTTTATTCACAGGAAAAAATAATTGATTTTATTAATGGAATAAAAAGTACTTCATTAACAAAAAATATAAATACAATAATTAATCGACAGGATGAATTATTGAATAGCTCAAATTCTTCAAACAAAATATCATATTTAATTTCGGACTTTCAAAAATCGTCCTCTAATTTCAGAAAGACAAACAAAGACAGTACAATTCATAGATTCTTGATTCCTGTTTCTGCGGTCAAATACAATAATCTTTTTATTGATTCCGCTTGGTTTGATGAAGCAGTGTTGCAATACAATCAATCCGTTACACTTAAAGTGAAGATAAAAAATAATACTGAAAAAGCAATTGAAAACAGCACAATCACTTTAAAACTAAACGACAAACAAAAAGCTATTGCTAACTTTTCTATTCCTGCAAATCAAAACAAAACAATAGATATTCCTTTTTCACTAACAAATAAAGGATGGAATAAAGGGCTATTAAATATTGATGATTACCCCGTAGTTTTTGATGACAATTATTTTTTTAGTTTTCATGTTGCAAAAAAAATTAAGATACTTCAAATTTTCAAAGAAACACCTCAGAACTACATTAAAACCGTTTTCAAAACCGATTCATATTTTGAATTTGAAGAAATAACTTCAGGTAAGATAAATTATTCATCTTTTGAGGATTACAGTTTAATAATTCTAAATGAATTAGAATCTATTTCCTCAGGATTAACAACAGAGCTTAATGAATTTGTAAAAAATGAAGGCAATATTTTATTTATACCCTCTTCCGATAAATCAATTTCAATTAAATCCTACAATCAATTTTTGAAACATTTTAGAGCAGGACATTTTGAAAAACCATTAGAGAAAAAACTAAAAGTTATTTCCATTAATCATCAACACCAACTAATGGATGGGATTTTTGAAAAAATTCCAAAAAATCTGAATTTACCTGTTTTAGAAAAATATTATCCACACAAATATTCAAAGCTATCCTCCAAAACTTCCTTACTGAAGTTAGAAAACGGAGAAAGTTTATTGTCAATAAACAAAGTTGAAAAAGGAAATCTTTTTATTCTAAATACTTCACTGAAAGAAGATTGGAGTAATTTTGCAAAACATGCTATTTTCGTTCCTTTACTTTACAAAACAGCTCTTTACACTCAAAATTCAACAAACATTTCTTATATTTACAGTTTAAATAAAAATGTAAGCATCATTACATCTTCATCTTTAGCTAATGAAATTTATCACATAAAACATAAAGAAATTCAGTTTATTCCAAAACAAAGAAACAACAGAGGAAAACTGAATATTTTGTTTGATAATAATTTTAATGAAGCAGGTTTTTACCAACTTATTGACGACAAAAGAATTAAGACCAACAATAATTTAGCTGTAATTTCATTGAACTACAACAGAAAAGAATCGGAACTTGAAACATATTCTAAAAATGAACTATCAGCTATTGTTGAAGAAAAAGGCTTTACTTTGCTTTATGGAAGTCCCAAAATAATAGGCAATAAAATAAAGCAATTAAAGCAGGG